The following proteins are co-located in the Stegostoma tigrinum isolate sSteTig4 chromosome 39, sSteTig4.hap1, whole genome shotgun sequence genome:
- the LOC125447712 gene encoding zinc finger protein 541-like: MTSIDLDSNLETAEIPGDPFADNVDLSLCTVDKGCDSPKIPSDSTDTDSPPMLLGISPLPQKNSPEKSGGKSEVKYGGLQKRRRLSARHSPQQAFQECSQCGKSFSSASALSKHYLTHSHERRHVCRICNKAFKRQDHLSGHLLTHQKNKPYVCMEHGCDKSYCDSRSLRRHYEVQHGLYCQREPFADNSSKEVDSTEGMLYSQGGQTQTLQCEVGMAQRPTTQVESLSQRSCLPNREMLRPLMSSVSQKVPCETGASGSKITLHYPTQSHATASVLTSPNICLSERSGTVRQAKFGILQREHSSGLNCNITDPYNRVNPSHFSVADPSVSCVESLDSYVLDSVIPGRASQPAQYTLESSRPASWPQDVSTNHTLSRNETGSSRQQSSQDLVWTNNLATYSGSKGSYSYIVPNSQPPEEVPATFSSGALHKLDSFAQAFTRQNLDIQSNSSVAKNQSENPALSEFDACGNVFRQLLSYKTNLNQWQAFPEQKRQILQEQYSLHQQHQQQIATSLFTQVYMGDQEASPMQNQDQFQNHMLQLISDTQYNLSQSQSSVSQSQVLVTQSQHVIAQKIPSQIQNNGTQSHHPSELVQDFQHSLRQETTSPFLQFQATKQCQLSKNILSCCPQETECTEQQTGTDLQPALRGISECHKKSKKSPFKGQHPLQSVCEEEVVQNQLQLQSEQLEGWSLPPCSNKRCRISNKDVCVKHYNIAGKSSKCVSVSRKERQKLDPNCTAPPSQVAMNSFSVQNSMTRNVEDCLQKASFHASVQGEDIYSFSSMPQEGDGSSSVLCRDLMSSSTSHNLDENEENFRCERCQGVFHFLKGLNCHTCPREGMGKQLSLEDGVKTQKVTDNGIEKMEHGGLFFQYLEDKLSALLLKKPLEENVAMPLVIPVSVPVKSAGSKKDGKPVRYENSPVTPRKSVTTRLTDLMVSSNDTSAQVTETGKQANVNCRGHSKKQRRKRSRPEPLFIPSPASNQTGVLPGMVLYQSHMRSPVCLADHLLEKNFQPPPYTPPPMLSPIRHGSGLYFNRICSLIGSKVPHNTYAPKGILGSVVDGVDGICGISVVKDDSIVTIEPHINIGTRFQAEIPLLQDKSLLDDSVHPADLVWKPWDDIETNKITQARVTDLLNLACSSVLPGGGTNFELALHCLHDTRGDILGALDMLLMKGVRRDACHPLGDYHYTGTEKWTTADKKLFNKAICLYNKDFFLMQKLIKHKTVAQCVEYYYTWKKQLKFEWKRTHLLDEEKIKHEADSSGDGKEIKKLSFLASQSMSIPSQTSMNREKLKKKIVRSKPSPSPSVHCQTGAQDKNEKKFTVGNFPCRECTKVFDKVKSRNAHMKCHRQQEEQERQAEMKRSRIRLKAEPKQEPEETVLVVTSNNISNFTTS; this comes from the exons ATGACAAGTATAGACCTTGATTCTAACCTGGAGACTGCAGAAATTCCTGGCGATCCATTTGCTGACAATGTAGATCTATCCCTGTGTACTGTAGATAAGGGATGTGACTCCCCAAAGATTCCCAGTGACTCCACGGACACAGATTCTCCACCCATGTTGCTAG GTATTAGTCCACTCCCTCAAAAAAATAGTCCTGAGAAAAGTGGAGGTAAAAGTGAAGTGAAATATGGAGGGCTGCAGAAGAGAAGGCGTCTCTCCGCGAGGCATTCTCCGCAGCAAGCATTTCAG GAATGTAGCCAATGTGGAAAATCATTCAGCAGTGCCAGTGCTCTGAGCAAACACTACCTGACGCATAGTCATGAACGTCGGCATGTCTGCAGGATCTGCAATAAGGCCTTTAAGAGACAGGACCACTT ATCTGGGCATTTGTTAACTCACCAAAAAAACAAACCTTATGTTTGTATGGAACATGGATGCGACAAGAGCTATTGTGACTCCCGGTCCTTGCGACGTCACTATGAAGTCCAGCATGGCTTGTATTGTCAGAGAGAGCCCTTTGCTGACAACAGCAGCAAAGAAGTGGACTCAACAGAGGGCATGCTGTACTCCCAGGGTGGACAAACTCAGACCCTTCAATGTGAAGTGGGAATGGCACAGAGGCCGACAACACAGGTTGAGTCTCTTTCTCAAAGATCCTGTCTGCCTAACCGAGAAATGCTAAGGCCCCTTATGAGCAGTGTAAGCCAAAAAGTGCCTTGTGAAACTGGTGCCAGTGGAAGCAAAATTACATTGCACTATcctacacaaagccatgctacaGCAAGTGTGCTTACTAGTCCAAATATTTGTTTGTCAGAAAGGTCAGGCACTGTTAGACAGGCCAAATTTGGCATATTGCAAAGAGAGCATTCTTCTGGTTTAAACTGTAACATAACTGACCCATACAACAGAGTAAATCCTTCTCATTTTTCTGTAGCAGATCCCAGTGTCTCTTGTGTAGAAAGTCTAGACTCTTATGTTTTAGATTCAGTGATTCCTGGTAGAGCTTCACAACCTGCACAGTACACTTTGGAGTCATCAAGACCAGCAAGTTGGCCTCAAGATGTGAGCACAAATCACACATTAtcaagaaatgaaactggatccAGCAGACAACAATCAAGTCAAGATCTTGTGTGGACCAACAACTTGGCAACTTACAGCGGCAGCAAAGGAAGCTATTCTTATATTGTCCCCAATTCCCAGCCTCCTGAAGAAGTTCCTGCCACCTTTTCAAGTGGTGCTTTGCATAAGCTGGACTCATTTGCCCAAGCCTTTACACGACAGAATTTGGATATTCAGTCAAATTCCTCTGTTGCGAAGAATCAGAGTGAAAACCCAGCACTATCTGAATTTGATGCTTGTGGAAATGTCTTCAGACAACTTTTGAGTTACAAAACGAATTTGAATCAGTGGCAGGCCTTTCCTGAACAGAAACGTCAAATACTGCAGGAACAGTATTCTCTGCACCAGCAACATCAACAGCAGATAGCAACTTCACTGTTTACACAGGTCTACATGGGAGATCAGGAGGCCTCCCCAATGCAAAACCAAGACCAATTTCAAAACCATATGCTCCAGCTGATCTCTGATACTCAATATAATCTGTCTCAATCTCAAAGTTCGGTAAGCCAGTCACAAGTGCTAGTTACCCAGTCCCAACATGTAATTGCCCAGAAAATTCCATCCCAGATCCAGAATAATGGAACTCAATCTCATCATCCCTCGGAACTAGTACAAGACTTCCAGCATTCCTTGAGACAGGAAACCACTTCTCCATTTCTACAGTTTCAAGCAACGAAACAGTGCCAACTCTCCAAGAACATTCTGTCTTGCTGTCCACAAGAAACAGAATGTACAGAGCAGCAGACAGGGACTGATTTACAGCCTGCATTAAGGGGAATCTCAGAATGTCACAAGAAATCCAAGAAGAGTCCATTCAAAGGACAACATCCTCTTCAGTCAGTGTGTGAAGAAGAAGTTGTTCAGAATCAGCTTCAGTTACAGTCAGAGCAGTTGGAAGGTTGGTCACTTCCACCCTGTAGCAACAAAAGATGCAGAATCTCTAATAAAGATGTATGTGTAAAGCATTACAATATTGCAGGTAAATCCAGTAAGTGTGTGTCAGTTTCTCGAAAGGAACGACAGAAGTTAGATCCCAACTGCACTGCTCCTCCTAGTCAGGTGGCTATGAACTCCTTTTCTGTTCAGAATTCTATGACGAGGAATGTGGAAGACTGTCTTCAGAAAGCATCTTTTCATGCTAGTGTGCAG GGTGAAGATATTTACAGTTTTTCCAGCATGCCACAAGAGGGAGATGGATCATCATCAGTTCTGTG CAGGGACTTGATGAGTAGCAGCACTTCccataatttggatgaaaatgaagaaaatttcaGGTGTGAGAGATGTCAAGGTGTTTTCCATTTTCTAAAAGGATTAAACTGTCACACTTGTCCACGAGAAGGAATGGGAAAACAGCTTTCTTTGGAAGACGGCGTTAAGACACAAAAG GTGACTGATAATGGAATTGAGAAAATGGAGCATGGTGGATTGTTCTTTCAGTATCTGGAGGATAAACTCAGTGCTCTTCTGCTGAAGAAGCCACTTGAGGAAAATGTGGCCATGCCTTTAGTGATTCCAGTGTCAGTGCCTGTAAAATCTGCTGGTTCCAAGAAAGATGGCAAACCCGTTAGATATGAAAATTCACCAGTTACGCCAAGGAAATCAGTCACAACAAGATTGACTGATTTAATGGTGTCCTCAAATGACACCTCTGCCCAG GTCACTGAAACAGGCAAACAGGCAAATGTAAATTGTAGGGGCCACTCCAAAAAGCAACGAAGGAAGCGATCTCGTCCAGAGCCTCTCTTTATCCCATCACCAGCATCAAATCAGACTGGGGTACTGCCAGGGATGGTGCTGTACCAGAGCCATATGCGTTCCCCTGTTTGCTTAGCAGATCACCTTCTAGAGAAAAACTTTCAACCTCCACCATACACACCTCCCCCGATGTTGAGTCCCATCCGCCATGGCTCAGGACTTTACTTCAACAGGATTTGTTCTTTGATTGGGAGCAAGGTACCACACAATACATATGCTCCTAAAGGAATTCTGGGCAGTGTTGTAG ATGGCGTAGATGGAATTTGTGGTATCTCTGTGGTTAAGGATGACTCTATTGTCACTATAGAACC GCATATTAACATTGGAACACGGTTCCAGGCAGAGATTCCATTACTGCAGGACAAGTCATTACTTGATGATAGCGTTCACCCAGCAGATTTAGTATGGAAACCATGGGATGACATTGAAACTAATAAAATCACTCAGGCGAGGG tgacagacctgttgaatttAGCTTGTTCGAGTGTGCTGCCTGGAGGAGGTACCAATTTTGAATTAGCTCTGCATTGCCTACATGACACTCGGGGAGACATTTTG ggCGCACTGGATATGTTACTAATGAAAGGTGTAAGGCGAGACGCTTGTCACCCCTTGGGAGATTACCACTACACTG GTACTGAGAAGTGGACTACTGCAGATAAAAAGTTATTCAACAAAGCTATTTGCCTTTACAACAAGGATTTCTTTCTCATGCAGAAGTTG ATAAAACACAAGACCGTGGCACAGTGTGTCGAATATTACTACACCTGGAAGAAACAGCTAAAGTTTGAGTGGAAGCGAACACACTTGCTTGACGAAGAGAAGATAAAACATGAGGCAGACAGTTCCGGTgatggaaaagaaataaaaaagctg TCATTCTTAGCCTCTCAGAGTATGAGCATTCCTTCCCAGACAAGCATGAACAGAGAAAAATTAAAGAAGAAAATCGTACGGTCTAAGCCTAGCCCCTCTCCGTCAGTTCACTGTCAGACAGGAGCCCAAGACAAGAATGAGAAAAAGTTTACCGTGGGAAATTTTCCATGTAGAGAATGCACAAA AGTGTTTGATAAAGTGAAAAGTCGAAATGCTCACATGAAATGTCACAGGCAGCAGGAGGAGcaggagagacaggcagagatgAAACGGTCCAGGATACGTTTGAAAGCTGAGCCAAAGCAGGAACCAGAGGAGACAGTCCTGGTCGTCACCTCCAACAATATTTCAAACTTTACCACATCATAA